One Tripterygium wilfordii isolate XIE 37 chromosome 10, ASM1340144v1, whole genome shotgun sequence DNA segment encodes these proteins:
- the LOC120007836 gene encoding uncharacterized protein LOC120007836 encodes MAMATTLRRLSSQMHRLPSLSPFTHSLSARSSASSSSSAKVADRIVKLSAIDWEGKKREVIGLSGYTLLKALKNTGLIDPECHRLDEIDACSSECEVSIAQEWLDKLPPRSYQEEKILRSNSRTRSLKKDSRLGCQVVLNHELQGMVVAVPEPKPWDTA; translated from the coding sequence ATGGCCATGGCGACCACCCTCCGAAGACTTTCCTCCCAAATGCACCGCCTCCCTAGTCTTTCTCCCTTCACCCATTCCCTAAGCGCTCGATCCTCCGCCTCCAGCTCCTCCTCGGCCAAGGTTGCTGACCGGATTGTGAAGCTCTCCGCAATCGATTGGGAGGGCAAGAAGCGTGAGGTGATCGGACTCTCAGGGTATACCCTTCTCAAGGCTCTTAAGAACACCGGGCTGATTGACCCTGAGTGCCACCGTCTGGATGAGATCGATGCTTGCTCGTCAGAGTGCGAGGTCAGCATTGCCCAGGAGTGGCTCGATAAACTGCCCCCTCGATCCTACCAGGAGGAGAAAATCCTCAGGAGCAATTCCAGGACTAGGAGTTTGAAAAAGGATTCTAGGCTTGGTTGCCAGGTCGTTCTCAATCACGAACTCCAAGGTATGGTCGTCGCAGTCCCTGAACCCAAACCCTGGGATACTGCTTAA